The Medicago truncatula cultivar Jemalong A17 chromosome 7, MtrunA17r5.0-ANR, whole genome shotgun sequence genome includes the window ATTATCGAACAATTTATATTGCTTTTGAATTTGTCTAAATTCAAGAAAATTCATGTTAGTATATCTCTCTGTCCGTCCTAGTGTCCCATGATTCCATCTAGATGATACCTTGTAGATATAGGCAAGTTAGTCCACATTGTTGTGGTGGAGTCCACAATTGGATAGTTGCGCTTTTGGGAGATaactttcaaatattttttgaaagaatgaagtgcaaatagggggtcaaaagagCAACCATCAAATGGTTGGTCCTTGCAAATAGCTGTTTAAGGCTTAGGCCTTTTAATCCTAAGTAGCCGGAAGCctgaaccattttttttttcttttcaaaatttgcCAGGGTGGTGCAGCTAGCGGTTGTAACGTAAACGTTATGTTCTAATAAAAAGCAATTAGAATCTAGTAAAAAGGACCTATCTTATACAAAAAGTTGTGTCCAATAATAAGAGGAagttataaaagaaaaagatgataCAACACAATAATCTACAACGTACATAATAATAGCAAGGAGCCCcctttgtaccaaaaaagcAGTAACCACCCTTCACAAGAGTAGtccccataaaaaaatatagtaatcttttttattttccctcTTTCTCTTTTGCAACGGTTCTTTCATAAACTCGAATTAAACTCTCCAAGCAGGGATCACTCACTTATTAGCTTTCTAATGATTTATTTATCATTGCACCCACCACATTATGTCACCATAAATTTCATGATTTTGATagtaaatcaaatcaaaccacTGTAAACGAATTGTATTTGTACTGAGTTAAATTAAAGCAAGTAAGTTTACAGATTTGATGTCCAAAGTCAATCCATGAAACCCATGGTGAGTGGACATGCAGAGTTCGTTGCCTTAAATTTTCACTTCCATATATAACACCTTTACCAACTAAAACTTGCTAGTATCAAATGCTATACGATCCATGTTTACacaagcaaacaaaaaaaattcaacgaGGACAAATTATTTCCTTTATTGGCCACTTACCACATTCTtcatatcttctttttttaggCCATTGATACCACATGTCACATTAATTAAATCTCAACTAATTTTTCATGCCTATTTTTGCTTCGTATTTACTGTTTACGAAACTTGATTAATGATTTGATAAAGCAGTAGTACAAGatttgataaactattttttgcttttaaaacatgtttggtaaaaaaaaatatatgatatatttttttttggacacgAACGGATATGATAGTTGATAGGCCATAAACTTCTAATGGATAATGAATACTCTCTCCGtgtcaaaatataagcaaaattcaactATCTTAGCTGTAATagaatataagcaaatttgacCTTATtccttatatttaaatataatataccaAACATGCCCTTGCTTTAATTCTCCAATTTGCATTCATGAGTTTTCCACACACTACAATTTTCCACGCATGTATTAATTGAAGATGCTTCTTGAAATATGAAGCGCCTCTTTGATTACTCACTCTCCCTCCGTAACTTCACGAAGCAATTAATTCCACAAGCCCCCAAATGCATTCTTATAAAAAGGTTGTTTTAATGTTTCTATTCTTCtgcatgattaaaaaaaatggctatAGAAGGAACATCTAAGAAAATGGCTACAGAAGGACCATCATTTAGTTTGGGAATCGAATCAAATTCTGAGGATCTGTTAAATCGCATTGTTGAAAACTCACCAGAGATCGAAGACTGCTACGTTTGTATAGAGGTATATCACGTATTTTTTTCGATATCTATGACTTGTTTTTCCGACcgcaattttttttcttgtgacGAACATCACTTGTTTCTCTTGTTTGCCTCCAAATCGAATAAATAACATCCACTGATACTTGATATGAAGAAGACAACCGTTGAACAACTcccttattaatttttctacCACAACTTAAATTGATCAAATCCGAGTAGGTCTGAAAAAATTTGCGCCGAAATGGAAAGGTTTAGGAAGTGGAAGAGTGCAAAGCAATTGCATTCTGCAACGCCATTCTTCAATGAAATAACATCAAAAATGTAAAACTAGGCACTTTATTTAATGAAAGAACATGAGTAGGTTGGACAACAAGAATTGTCATGAGGGCAAATTTGGTATTTtagtttaaattaaataacaatgaTCACATTTCTTAAAAAGTGTGAAAtggtcaattttgcttataaaaaaatacggAGGCAGTAAGTTAGTTGATACTCAGTCTCTCTCACAATAATTGTctttttatccatttttctttttctcaaaataattgtcactttagaatatcaatgcagcatttattattttttcccattataatacatttatttattaaacttcatccaacttaactactccactaactacatttaataagggtgttttagtaaatgatattaattttaccatcaaaatcaacacaattaatcatttctttaataaCCATGCATCAACCTTAAACGACTACTTCATTTGTTCCTTTTTAATGGTctctttttgacattttacacgaACAAATACATTCAAtaaatgttactacttttgatacaacaaTATACtcttttactataataaccttattCATTGAATATCTAATTTCATGTATTTCTTATCTGCAATAAATAAGTAATGATAATATTGgcaaaataacatttaatgttgcattgaatttcgaaagtgacagttaaataggaacaaaaaaattctctaaaagtgacacttaaaaagaaacggatggagtataaatCAACACATTAAATGTGTAGGATTCCatgatattaaaatatatatttttttttttggctttatattaaaatatatttttgattattattttagaaaaatttaatCAATCATAAGGGTAAAATAGAGagacaaaatatgaaaataagttataagttaaAACACTACTTAAAACAACTTACCAAAAAAAGAGTTGTAaactaataagaaaaaaatataaagctcatgagaaaaataatcacaaacaactttatttttgtgATATGTGTATATGTTATAAGTTTGTGGTTAGGACCAGGTCAAACATAGTCTTAAAAATGTtgtgattattttaaaaaaattgagttcattttttttaaaatatataaaaataaaaataaaataaaaaagagttcATATAAATAAGATAAGAGGTAGCAgtatttagtttaatttaaagaatattaATCCCATATTGAAATCTAAAACCCAAATTGTGATTAGGATGatattaatatttgatttgacaaGCTACGAGCTTAAAGTGGAGTGGAGTGGCAGGTAGAATTAAATGTGTGAGTAGAATATAATATACTTAGAGGGCAAAAAAGGACAAGAAGGAACTGTAGATAAAGttaaccaaaatttgaaaaacaagtGGCCGTTGAAGTTCACAAGAGTAATACAAGAGCCTTCATAACATCATTCATttacacaacacaacacaacccAACAAAACTCATCCtcatattcaaaatcaaaatttgtctCTTCTCTACTCATAAGAAGATATTGTTTGTGtggagaagaagatgagagGACCAGTGATGGTAAGTGGTGGATGCGGTGGTGTGAAGGGAAGAAGAGGAAGCCGAGACGGCAGCGAAGAAGTGTCGCCGGCAGCGTTAATGTTAGCTGCTTTGAAGAAATCAATGGTGGCCTGTAGTGTGGAGAGTCCTGATGATGTAATCTCCGCCGTTCATCATCCAATGGAGATTGGATGGCCTACAAATGTTAAGCATGTTAACCATGTCACGTTTGATCGTTTCAATGGGTTTTTGGGTCTTCCTCTTGAGCTTGAGGTTCATGTTCCTGCTCCTGTTCCTAGTGCTAGGTACCttcattttttctaattttattttgtttttttataacatgTTATTGATGCGAAATATCCATCACCCACTCTGAGTGGGCTACCGACTACTAATCATGTTTTTTCATCCACACGACTCAAACTCGAGATATTACTTAAAGGGATCTAAATCCAGTTCCATTCGAACTAATAAAATGTTTTGGTTTTCTAATTTAGTTTTGAAACATTTCAAATGGGTTtgattaaaatgctaaaaattacattttttttacttaattttttgttaggtAAGATTGTATTGTAGGTGGggtttgtttttgtgtgtttgagtATGAGTTAGCATTAGGGCTTCACATTATCCTTCAATGAGATTTTTTCCGTTGGTTGAGAGAAAAGTGAGCTAAAAAGTTAGTAATTAAATGGTTGTATTAAAAGCCAAGTTATTAAGATTTGCCTTTATTTGATGAAGAAAAGTTTCCATAACGGTAATGTAGAATTTGAAAAGTTCATCTCAATATTTTCTAATGCTTTTGTTTTGCGTTTACTTTTTCATAAAATGCAAGCCGTTCTATGCCACTACttacaataataaataagtttCTTTGATTTATGATTGATTATCTTTATTTACTGTTTCCTTAGAACCAActgtaataattaaaattttccaaaagctattaaatcatgtttttttactAATGCTTATCATATTCTGATGTGATTTGTGATCATGAATAATTGCAGTGTTAGTGTGTTTGGTGTCTCAGCAGAATCAATGCAATGTTCTTATGATTCAAAAGGAAACAGTGTCCCCACTATTCTGTTACTGATGCAGGAGAGGTTATACTCACAGGGAGGATTAAAGGTAAGTACAAAATTTATGATATGTGTCAGTTTTCCAGATTATGTGAAccaactataattttttttccttcttttatcattttttaattaatgaattttCAGGCTGAAGGAATATTTCGTATAAATCCAGAAAATGGCGAAGAGGAACATTTGAGGGAGCAATTGAATAGTGGCATTGTGCCAAATGACATTGATGTTCATTGCTTGGCTGGCTTAATTAAAGCATGGTTTAGGGAACTTCCTTCAGGAGTGTTAGATGGACTTTCACCTGAGGAAGTTCTTGAATGCAACACTGAAGAAGAATCTGTTGAGCTTGTGAAGCAGCTGAAACCAGTTGAATCAGCTTTGCTTAATTGGGCTGTTGATCTTATGGCTGATGTTGTAGTTGAAGAGGAGTGTAACAAAATGGATGCTAGAAATATTGCTATGGTTTTTGCTCCAAATATGACTCAGGTATGCTTATGTGATTGCACTTTTTGTACCTCAATTCGTATGGAATGAGTGTCGAACTTGACTTAGGATGGTTTGCAGTCACAATCCTGTGACTCTGCACAATCTGAATTGTATGATCTTGATCAAACGGCCAGATGATACCGACTACGTGCAGTCAAATGATTGTGACTGCACACAACCCAAATTTGTCAAACTCGTCCCTATTAATGTTTTTGCATTTCCATGTTGGAGTCATCTCATCTAAGAGTCATTGAGTTGTGCAATAGTTCTTTCTATTAGACCTTTAAACTATGAACTTTTTAATCAATTATTCCTGTGATATTGTACTTTTATTTAACAGATTAATTTTCAAGTCCACATTTTTGTGTGCAAATGATATAGTATGcagtaaaacaaaataatagttGTTTTACACAAGGCATGTCAAGTATttttatgtcaaataaaattatgctAACGTGTTTATCCTGTATATATTTACACATGCATGATCACTATGTAAActaagaaattattatttttaattgcatttttattttgtctcATGAAAACAGATGTCCGATCCACTAACTGCTCTAATGCATGCGGTCCAAGTGATGAATTTACTGAAAACACTGATACTGAAGACACTCCGAGACCGCGAAGAAACAGCAACAGCAGAATATTCATCCATGTCATCTCATTCATCAGATGAATATGACAGTCAACAAGAAATGTATACTAGCGGTGAATTGAAAAGAACCAAGTTAGATTATGATGATCATGTTGACTACAGCCACAACATTGAAGAAGCTGCATCTGCTCTCAGCGAGATAGAAGAATGCTTCTTAGAACAATTGGATGATGTTCAGACAAAACGattcacaaaagaaaaacctGCAGAGCATTTGCAAGAAGAGTTAGAGAGTCCTACCAAAACTGAGGATTCCTGTCTGAGTTCTAGTTATAGAAACGGCTCGACAACAACTGAGGGATCAAATGCTGACACAAGTAGTCCATCAATAGAAAGTAAAAACACCAATGATGTGGAGATGGTAGATAAATTTAGTGATTCTATTTCACTCTTGCCTTTGTTTGCATCTAATTAAGAATTTGAGCTTCTTGTTGTCAGGACTCAGGAGTGTTTTAAGTGAATTgttttagattttgtgttttacAAGCAAGGGGTGCTTGTGTATACTTGATTAGTaggtttttcttgtttttggatTGTAGAGTTATGTTCAGCTTAGTGCTGAATTTGACCTGATTATGTTATGTGTCCAAATATACTGTACTATTTGGATACATTAGCTACGAATTTTATCTAGGTTAGAAGTTGTGCTTGTTAATCTATTCTTAGGGAGTAGGGAGACTGATTAAGCCTAAAAATGGTGCTAGTTATGTGTGTTGTTCATGATCAAAATTTTATGGATTCATTTATATCTAATTCATGTTACAATGTAAAGAGTTTGCTTTTTAAATTTCACAACTCACTTTAAAATGTAAGTAGTTATATCAACCATTAACAAATACATCATATATGTAGTATTGAGATCGGATTGTTCAGATTTAAATACagattttgatattataaaaaactAAACTATTCAACTTTAAATCTATAACGTCTCGTTGTATTCAACGGCTATTGATGTGTTGACTCTCTTTGATTCGGCAATCCGAATCCACAAGGACACAACATGTGCATCCAAACTTATTGGTAGTATACTTGCATAGGGTCTCTGAAAAAAGCCTATTCCAAAGGAATCAACtcctaaaattaatttgaaacgTGTGACCAACTATTTTCAATGGTAAAGACTGCACGCTATTTAATAATATGTGAAATTTGACTATTTCATCACACTTGGTAATGGTAATATATTATAATGCTAACTGAGTTGGACAGTAATTGATTTTCAATTCTTCTAAGATCACATGTTATATTATATGgcaactattattattattcacaaAAACCATtgcttatataaataaaaaactaaaagcaTCAGAATTTGATCAAGGTGGGAAGACTTTAAATTAATGTGGGGCCATACTAAACCCAAATACTTGCAATCTATTAAAGCTTGCCGCCCACATTTCTTCCCCAGCTAACAGTCAAAGAAAAATACCAGAGTAAATTTTACCTACTTTCTTGAATCTCCTTAAACAAgacaaattaacataaaaggtaaacaaaataaaCCAATTATGTAACAAGATTATTATCATTACTAGTGGCAACAAACAAGCCAAATAGTTTTCTTAAAAGATGGGTGGAAGAGAGTTTCGATTTTTGGGTTGAACAATTATTGACCATACTTCTCTTTTCTCATGGCCTAACTCCGGACTATTATATAGCCCTCTTCCTCTAAAAACCGGAGGGTTAATACAAAAAAATGGTTAGAAAAACAATCTCAGATCAAAaggaaacacacaaaaaacgtAAGTAAAGAATAGAAAGTTTGATCAATTGTGTCATGTCTCTAACTTTAGAGCGGCTGCAAAATATTACAATATTGTATCTGAACCATAAATATTACGATTCTATTTACAATATTACCCCTAATGTGTACCGCTCGAGCGACACATCACACTTATCAATAAACTATTAGTCATACCAAACAGaattaatgaagaaaaaaattattagattaaTTATAGAACAAAATGTAGAAACAAcatatgaaatttgaatgtGTAGAAATAATGAAATATAGTATGAACtgttaagaaattataaaatcagaatAAATAGCATAGATACAATTGGAAGCTTTCATCTAAGTGATGCTATGCCTCTAAGTGATTATCAGAAATCCATAAAAgtgatttagaaagaaaaatatcagAATACAATCAAGATGCCAAACAAGCTTCCCAAAAGAGCCTGTTCTTTTCCTTCTCATCTACAAACTCTTGGTCTGATGAAGAATCATCAGACACAAAAGACTTGTAGTTGTTCTCTTCTTGCATCTCATCATCTTCACAATATGAATCACCATGAACATTACCtttttgcttcttcttcttcacatcttcgtcatcatcttcatcattcaaAGACTCATATCCCTTGAATTCAGCAGCATTATCATGGCAACAAGATTgagcatcatcatcatcatcatctgcaCAACCAATTTCATAACCAAATTCATCAAAAGTTGGATCATTAGAATCAACTTCAGAATCACCAGTGGCCTCAACAAGCATATAAGAAGGAATCTTATGATATTCATAAGGATCTTTTATGTCCATTTcagaatggatttgaaattgtgCAAGAGTTAGAACCAATACAACAATTATAATCAACTAGGGtatctataataaaaaat containing:
- the LOC25499575 gene encoding rho GTPase-activating protein 2, which produces MRGPVMVSGGCGGVKGRRGSRDGSEEVSPAALMLAALKKSMVACSVESPDDVISAVHHPMEIGWPTNVKHVNHVTFDRFNGFLGLPLELEVHVPAPVPSASVSVFGVSAESMQCSYDSKGNSVPTILLLMQERLYSQGGLKAEGIFRINPENGEEEHLREQLNSGIVPNDIDVHCLAGLIKAWFRELPSGVLDGLSPEEVLECNTEEESVELVKQLKPVESALLNWAVDLMADVVVEEECNKMDARNIAMVFAPNMTQMSDPLTALMHAVQVMNLLKTLILKTLRDREETATAEYSSMSSHSSDEYDSQQEMYTSGELKRTKLDYDDHVDYSHNIEEAASALSEIEECFLEQLDDVQTKRFTKEKPAEHLQEELESPTKTEDSCLSSSYRNGSTTTEGSNADTSSPSIESKNTNDVEMVDKFSDSISLLPLFASN
- the LOC25499576 gene encoding secreted acidic protein 2 encodes the protein MDIKDPYEYHKIPSYMLVEATGDSEVDSNDPTFDEFGYEIGCADDDDDDAQSCCHDNAAEFKGYESLNDEDDDEDVKKKKQKGNVHGDSYCEDDEMQEENNYKSFVSDDSSSDQEFVDEKEKNRLFWEACLAS